One stretch of Ictalurus punctatus breed USDA103 chromosome 5, Coco_2.0, whole genome shotgun sequence DNA includes these proteins:
- the mob3a gene encoding MOB kinase activator 3A produces MSLALKQVFNKDRTFRPKRKFEPGTQRFELHKKAQASLNAGLDLKLAVQLPHGEDLNDWVAVHVVDFFNRINLIYGTISDSCTEQTCPVMSGGPKYEYRWQDEHKYKKPTAVSAPKYMSLLMDWIEVQINNEQIFPTNVGTPFPKGFMQVAKKILSRLFRVFVHVYIHHFDRVSQMGAEAHVNTCYKHFYYFVTEFNLTDHKELEPLKEMTSRMCH; encoded by the exons ATGTCTCTGGCCCTGAAGCAAGTCTTCAACAAAGACAGAACGTTCCGGCCCAAGCGCAAGTTCGAGCCGGGCACGCAGCGTTTCGAGCTGCACAAGAAGGCGCAGGCGTCCCTGAACGCAGGTCTGGACCTGAAGCTGGCCGTGCAGCTGCCGCACGGCGAGGACCTCAACGACTGGGTGGCCGTGCACGTGGTGGACTTCTTCAACCGCATCAACCTGATCTACGGCACCATCAGCGACTCGTGCACCGAGCAGACGTGCCCCGTGATGTCCGGAGGGCCCAAGTACGAGTACCGCTGGCAGGACGAGCACAAGTACAAGAAGCCCACAGCGGTTTCTGCCCCAAAGTACATGAGCCTGCTGATGGACTGGATCGAGGTACAGATCAACAACGAGCAAATCTTCCCCACCAATGTCG GTACGCCCTTCCCCAAGGGCTTCATGCAGGTGGCGAAGAAGATCCTGTCACGTCTGTTCCGCGTCTTCGTGCACGTCTACATCCACCACTTCGACCGCGTCAGTCAGATGGGGGCAGAAGCGCACGTCAACACCTGTTACAAGCATTTCTACTACTTTGTTACTGAATTCAACCTCACGGACCACAAGGAGCTGGAGCCactg aaagagATGACATCACGGATGTGTCACTGA